The Pyrus communis chromosome 9, drPyrComm1.1, whole genome shotgun sequence genome has a segment encoding these proteins:
- the LOC137745651 gene encoding aspartic proteinase 36-like — protein MRVSKIPILASLAALLSLSVVYCSFPAAFLSLERALPPSHRVDLDQLLARDRVRHARLLQNVVGGVVNFSVEGTSDPYLVGLYFTKVKLGSPPKEFNVQIDTGSDILWITCNSCSDCPQSSGLGIQLNFYDSASSSTAGLIPCTDPMCTSSFHTSSTECLTQSNQCSYTFQYGDGSGTTGYYVLDALYFDMILGQSYIANSSAFVVFGCSTYQSGGLTKTDKAVDGIFGFGQGSLSVISQLSSRGMTPRVFSHCLKGDGNGGGILVLGEILEPSIVYSPLVPSQPHYNLNLQSIAVNGQTLPIDPAAFTTSNSRGTIVDSGTTLSYLVEEAFDPFVSAITSAASQTVTPTISKGNQCYLVSTSLADVFPSVSLNFAGGASMVLKPEEYLMRTGIIEGAAMWCIGFQKVQGGVTILGDLVLKDKIFVYDLARQRIGWANYDCSMSVNVSVTSSKDEYINAGQLNHSGSSGDILFKHLTTGTLVFLMHILWS, from the exons ATGCGGGTCTCCAAAATTCCGATCCTGGCCTCCCTCGCTGCGctgctctctctctccgtcGTCTACTGCAGCTTCCCGGCCGCCTTTCTTTCTTTAGAGCGTGCTCTTCCCCCGAGCCACCGAGTGGACCTCGACCAGCTCCTAGCCCGGGACCGAGTCAGGCACGCCCGGCTCTTGCAGAACGTGGTGGGCGGCGTTGTCAACTTCTCAGTCGAAGGCACCTCCGATCCCTACCTAGTCGG GCTTTATTTTACCAAAGTGAAATTGGGCTCTCCACCGAAAGAATTCAATGTACAGATTGATACCGGAAGTGACATCCTGTGGATTACCTGCAATTCGTGCAGTGATTGCCCCCAATCTAGCGGACTCGGT ATTCagctcaatttctatgattctGCTAGCTCTTCAACTGCAGGGCTGATCCCCTGTACAGACCCAATGTGCACTTCCTCATTTCATACTTCGTCAACTGAATGTTTAACTCAGAGTAATCAGTGCAGTTATACCTTCCAATATGGTGATGGAAGTGGGACGACTGGTTATTATGTATTGGATGCACTATACTTTGACATGATTCTGGGGCAGTCTTATATCGCTAACTCATCAGCATTTGTTGTTTTCGG GTGTAGTACGTATCAGTCTGGTGGTTTGACTAAGACAGATAAAGCAGTGGATGGGATATTTGGGTTCGGCCAAGGGTCTCTCTCTGTTATATCACAATTGTCATCTCGAGGGATGACTCCCAGAGTGTTTTCCCATTGCTTGAAGGGAGATGGAAATGGAGGAGGTATACTTGTTCTTGGCGAGATTTTGGAGCCAAGCATTGTATATAGTCCCCTTGTCCCGTCACA gCCACATTACAATTTAAATCTGCAGAGCATCGCTGTCAATGGGCAAACCTTGCCAATTGATCCAGCAGCCTTTACAACATCAAACAGTCGAGGAACTATTGTTGACTCAGGAACAACGTTGTCATACCTTGTGGAAGAAGCATTTGATCCTTTCGTTAGCGCC ATAACTTCGGCTGCTTCACAAACCGTGACTCCCACCATTTCGAAAGGAAACCAGTGTTATCTAGTTTCCACCAG tttggcTGATGTATTTCCTTCGGTTAGTCTAAACTTTGCCGGAGGTGCATCGATGGTGTTGAAACCAGAGGAGTACCTTATGCGTACAGGGATCATT GAAGGTGCTGCTATGTGGTGCATTGGCTTTCAGAAGGTTCAGGGAGGGGTGACGATTTTAGGAG ATCTTGTTCTAAAAGACAAGATATTTGTCTATGACTTGGCTCGCCAAAGGATTGGGTGGGCTAACTACGATT GCTCAATGTCAGTAAACGTCTCTGTAACTTCTAGCAAAGACGAATATATTAATGCAGGACAGCTGAATCATAGCGGCTCATCGGGAGACATCCTTTTCAAGCATCTAACAACAGGAACTCTGGTTTTCTTAATGCACATACTGTGGAGCTAA